From a single Aricia agestis chromosome 17, ilAriAges1.1, whole genome shotgun sequence genomic region:
- the LOC121735460 gene encoding uncharacterized protein LOC121735460 codes for MLYKIVILFIFCSIPTAFCVRCYQCASSENIKEDTCGAYKKFDTDSHIAVECNSDESHMPGSFCMKVTQQGPKGFIWDGRWRQVIRRCASVAETGVTGVCNWGVYDNGVYWEECYCSSDECNSSSIVTTSAFLVLSTVAISLYFRSL; via the exons ATGCTTTATAAAATTGTGAtcctttttatattttgttctatACCAACAG cgTTTTGTGTGCGATGCTATCAGTGTGCATCGTCAGAGAACATAAAGGAGGATACTTGTGGGGCGTACAAAAAATTCGATACGGATAGCCACATAGCTGTTGAGTGTAACAGTGACGAGTCTCACATGCCTGGTTCCTTCTGCATGAAGGTTACACAACAAGGGCCAAAAGGATTTATAT GGGACGGTAGATGGAGACAAGTGATCAGGCGTTGTGCATCCGTCGCTGAAACTGGAGTCACAGGAGTTTGTAACTGGGGTGTCTACGACAATGGAGTCTATTGGGAAGAATGCTACTGCTCCTCGGACGAATGTAATTCTTCCTCCATTGTAACTACTTCAGCTTTCCTAGTTTTGAGTACTGTAGCCATCAGTCTGTATTTCCGTAGCTTGTGA
- the LOC121735458 gene encoding uncharacterized protein LOC121735458 has protein sequence MAATSIKLLICSVVLMGFVCNVLSIKCWNCRSNNDPKCADPFDNSTVPITDCKQEKGLPHLPGLRPSMCRKIRQKVNGEWRYFRDCAYLGEVGIQGDERFCLMRTGTYNIFVEYCTCNSKDGCNSSVLNMPMSLFTLALISLGAIMFKMF, from the exons ATGGCAGCTACATCAATAAAATTGTTGATATGTTCCGTGGTCCTCATGGGCTTCGTTTGTAATG tgttATCTATCAAGTGCTGGAACTGCAGATCTAATAATGACCCGAAGTGCGCCGATCCGTTTGATAACAGCACTGTGCCCATTACGGATTGTAAACAAGAAAAAGGGTTGCCGCATCTGCCGGGCTTGAGACCCAGTATGTGTAGGAAGATAAGACAGAAAG TAAATGGTGAATGGCGTTACTTCAGAGACTGTGCCTACCTCGGGGAAGTGGGTATCCAAGGTGACGAGCGATTTTGTCTCATGAGAACGGGTACATACAACATTTTCGTTGAATACTGCACCTGTAATAGCAAAGATGGTTGTAATTCCTCTGTACTTAATATGCCAATGTCCTTGTTTACTCTTGCTTTAATATCATTGGGAGCTATCATgttcaaaatgttttaa